The following coding sequences lie in one Pseudomonas svalbardensis genomic window:
- a CDS encoding chromosome segregation protein SMC has product MNEFQTSTEQHELLASELESRETTGLVQPTSDSTHATGSCERRQRLLDEIDQLTVRRDKYLSEAEQHYAKMAPLEALLEGDEVLDADRMREIRSEYNTLKLPYDSSKHHAWLFDAQITRREQLLNHETLMAGYTESMANWKADEQELNEKRDSLSTRLEQIQQQAEEDMAKARQAETDAATAYAQAVAWGDTEGEKNANADAQKAAKNLATATEHNRRQHLIIAALEQELVIVDQHIAEAQREHLAIQRTAMLLAEKVLEERWNEKAQALMDMGAKLWAVQRMLGGDQLSLRRLVLPKEGEGFDTWGSRELSERSGQYSVQDILSL; this is encoded by the coding sequence ATGAACGAATTCCAAACTTCCACCGAACAACACGAACTGCTAGCCAGCGAACTGGAAAGCAGAGAGACCACGGGGCTTGTTCAGCCGACTTCGGACAGCACTCACGCCACCGGTAGTTGCGAGAGGAGGCAACGGTTGCTCGACGAGATCGACCAACTGACCGTCCGCCGCGATAAATACCTGAGCGAGGCTGAACAGCACTACGCCAAGATGGCGCCGTTGGAAGCCTTGCTGGAGGGCGACGAAGTATTAGACGCGGATCGTATGCGTGAAATCCGCAGCGAGTACAACACGCTGAAACTTCCGTACGACTCCAGTAAACACCATGCCTGGCTCTTCGATGCTCAGATCACTCGACGCGAGCAACTGCTCAATCACGAAACCTTGATGGCGGGTTACACCGAGTCGATGGCGAACTGGAAAGCCGACGAGCAAGAACTCAACGAAAAACGGGACAGCCTCAGCACGCGCTTGGAACAGATCCAGCAGCAAGCGGAAGAAGACATGGCCAAGGCCCGGCAAGCCGAAACCGATGCCGCCACCGCCTATGCGCAGGCGGTGGCCTGGGGCGATACCGAGGGCGAAAAGAACGCCAATGCAGACGCGCAGAAAGCTGCGAAAAACCTCGCGACTGCAACCGAGCACAATCGGCGCCAGCACTTGATCATCGCCGCGCTGGAACAGGAACTGGTTATCGTCGACCAGCACATTGCCGAGGCGCAAAGGGAACACCTTGCCATCCAGAGAACAGCCATGTTGCTGGCAGAGAAGGTATTGGAAGAGCGATGGAACGAAAAAGCCCAAGCACTGATGGATATGGGCGCCAAGCTGTGGGCTGTCCAACGGATGCTCGGTGGCGATCAACTCAGCCTGAGAAGGTTGGTGCTTCCTAAAGAAGGTGAAGGTTTCGACACATGGGGCAGTCGAGAGCTGTCGGAACGATCTGGCCAATACAGCGTGCAAGACATTCTCTCGCTGTAA
- a CDS encoding DUF3077 domain-containing protein — protein MNPSIAINTVGGATFAKCNAQNQPLFRINAGISCEEALEQASLLMDCVNKLTFLSGMENDNDAMVWASHYLSEMAKAIIDDVTSGLQLAQGGGV, from the coding sequence ATGAACCCTTCCATTGCGATCAATACGGTGGGGGGCGCCACCTTTGCCAAGTGCAACGCTCAGAATCAGCCACTGTTCCGTATCAATGCCGGCATATCGTGCGAGGAAGCGCTCGAACAAGCTTCTCTACTCATGGATTGTGTAAACAAGCTCACTTTCTTGAGCGGCATGGAGAATGACAACGACGCGATGGTCTGGGCTTCGCATTATTTGAGCGAGATGGCGAAGGCCATCATTGATGACGTTACCAGCGGGTTGCAATTGGCCCAAGGCGGTGGTGTATGA
- a CDS encoding histone-like nucleoid-structuring protein, MvaT/MvaU family, which yields MSKLAEYRQLEKHLAEQLQALEALKNDGALKKEIEFETKLRGLLDQYGFSLKQVINLLDPQSPKRGPASVATPGTRKPRALKTYKNPHTGEVVETKGGNHKTLKEWKAEYSSDIVETWLN from the coding sequence ATGTCCAAACTTGCCGAATACCGACAGCTAGAAAAACACTTGGCCGAGCAGCTTCAGGCTCTGGAAGCACTGAAGAACGATGGCGCACTGAAAAAAGAAATCGAGTTCGAGACCAAGCTGCGTGGGTTGCTGGACCAATATGGTTTCAGCCTCAAGCAAGTCATCAACCTGCTAGATCCGCAGAGCCCCAAGCGAGGTCCGGCTTCGGTCGCTACGCCAGGCACTCGCAAACCGCGCGCGCTAAAGACATACAAGAACCCGCACACTGGCGAAGTGGTTGAAACCAAAGGTGGTAATCACAAGACGCTGAAAGAGTGGAAAGCCGAGTACAGCTCCGACATTGTTGAGACTTGGCTGAATTAA
- a CDS encoding DUF927 domain-containing protein: MKASHSNSRRPTFAQVKGAALQNIDRVLAHWLSNGKRVDGGKEYTAANPTRADKRAGSLKVNMSKGTWADFATGDKGGDLIDLVRYLDGGTDVEACNKLADLLHVTAGAAQSKPSPSKSKTPEWLAIQPIPAEAMSKCPAKHRQHGAPSKVWIYRDAQGQPVMALYRFDLGPDEDGKPRKVFAPLTWCKRADGQTQQWRWQGLPEPRPLLRLDELAQRAEAPVMLCEGEKAADAAANLLPDYVATCWPNGSYSWHKADLTPLKGRCVVLWPDNDASGASCMDAVAKQLQQIGAASVRVLALDAFKRKPTFKNNQPIFVKGGQWDEGDDAADAHAKGWTAAHFAELENSGELFGLAVEKSATEQAETKAEPKTKTAAKRPVKSKNDLMPSGFRLTPEGVFYAGDDGEARPVCSPLAILARTRDEKGHNWGLLVEFDDPDGTKKRWNIPARTMTGDFGKDVLGPLVDMGMRLAGSRSGRNARNDLQSYLGGFDSAQRARLVTRLGWHDSAFLLPEQQVGAHAEHLHFYEAGAQLPPISEAGTLEQWQQQIGALCIGNHRLAFVVGVAFAGPLLHMLGHESGGFHLYGDSSGGKTTHLQVAASIYGGPRLVRSWRSTDNALESIAAAHSDGLLVLDEIGMCDPRIIGETVYMLGNGTGKARANDRGQAGRQVQEWRLLFLSTGEKTLAQHMAEANKELKAGMEVRMLAVPADASKGLGMFDVLNGFDDAAALSDALKARVANYYGTPLTAFLSALCEPGKRHAWSAILRRTLEGFIAKSLPASASGQAHRAAARFGLAAAAGELATAMGITGWPDGTATTAARVCLNAWLNERGGAGNFEGDAILARLRQVIERFGESRFTRWESAAAKIDEHGPRTIDRLGFRKTLEHGMGDTMHTTNTYYVLPEAWRSEIFRGMNINAVNKELLQRGVLEPASDGKASSLVRLPGLGPQRCYIVKTIPGTDESEARAA, from the coding sequence ATGAAGGCCTCTCACTCCAATAGCCGTCGTCCTACGTTCGCCCAAGTCAAAGGCGCTGCGTTGCAGAACATCGACCGGGTGCTTGCCCATTGGCTGTCCAACGGTAAACGCGTCGACGGCGGCAAGGAATACACCGCCGCCAATCCCACCCGCGCCGACAAGCGCGCCGGCTCCCTCAAGGTCAATATGAGCAAAGGCACCTGGGCGGATTTTGCCACCGGTGACAAGGGCGGCGATCTGATCGATCTGGTGCGCTATCTCGATGGCGGCACCGACGTCGAAGCCTGCAACAAGCTGGCGGATCTGCTGCACGTTACCGCTGGGGCGGCTCAATCGAAGCCAAGCCCCAGCAAAAGCAAAACACCGGAATGGCTCGCCATTCAGCCGATCCCTGCCGAGGCCATGAGCAAGTGCCCGGCCAAACACCGGCAACACGGCGCACCGTCTAAAGTCTGGATTTATCGCGACGCTCAGGGCCAGCCAGTCATGGCGCTCTACCGCTTTGATTTGGGCCCGGATGAAGACGGCAAACCGCGCAAGGTGTTTGCACCTTTGACCTGGTGCAAACGTGCCGACGGTCAAACGCAGCAATGGCGCTGGCAAGGTCTGCCTGAGCCGCGCCCACTGCTACGCCTGGATGAACTGGCGCAACGCGCAGAGGCGCCGGTGATGCTGTGCGAAGGCGAAAAAGCCGCCGACGCTGCGGCGAATTTGCTGCCCGACTACGTGGCCACGTGCTGGCCGAACGGCTCGTACTCCTGGCACAAAGCTGACCTGACGCCGCTCAAAGGTCGGTGCGTGGTGTTGTGGCCAGACAACGACGCCAGCGGCGCAAGCTGCATGGACGCCGTCGCCAAACAGCTGCAGCAGATCGGCGCCGCGTCAGTGCGTGTTCTCGCCTTGGATGCCTTCAAGCGCAAGCCTACCTTCAAGAACAATCAACCGATCTTCGTCAAAGGTGGTCAATGGGATGAGGGCGACGACGCGGCCGATGCCCACGCCAAAGGCTGGACAGCGGCCCATTTCGCCGAACTGGAAAACAGCGGTGAACTGTTTGGTTTGGCTGTGGAAAAGTCGGCAACGGAGCAGGCTGAAACCAAGGCCGAACCGAAAACGAAAACGGCGGCCAAGCGACCCGTAAAATCGAAAAATGACCTGATGCCCAGTGGCTTTCGCCTGACGCCCGAGGGCGTGTTCTATGCTGGCGACGACGGCGAGGCACGCCCGGTGTGCTCGCCTCTAGCGATCCTTGCTCGCACCCGTGACGAGAAGGGTCACAACTGGGGCTTGTTGGTCGAGTTCGACGATCCGGACGGCACCAAGAAGCGCTGGAACATCCCGGCGCGTACCATGACCGGCGACTTCGGCAAGGACGTTCTCGGCCCATTGGTGGACATGGGCATGCGCCTAGCCGGAAGCCGTTCGGGGCGCAACGCACGCAACGACCTGCAGAGTTACCTTGGTGGCTTCGACAGTGCGCAACGGGCGCGACTGGTCACCCGTTTGGGTTGGCACGACAGCGCCTTCTTGCTGCCCGAGCAGCAGGTCGGTGCGCACGCCGAACACCTGCACTTCTATGAGGCCGGTGCGCAGCTTCCGCCCATCAGCGAAGCGGGCACGCTCGAGCAGTGGCAACAGCAGATCGGCGCATTGTGCATCGGCAACCATCGCTTGGCGTTTGTCGTCGGCGTGGCGTTCGCGGGTCCCCTGCTGCATATGCTTGGCCATGAGTCGGGCGGCTTCCACCTATACGGCGACAGCTCAGGCGGCAAGACCACTCACCTGCAGGTTGCCGCTTCGATCTACGGCGGCCCACGCTTGGTGCGCTCCTGGCGTTCCACCGACAACGCGCTGGAATCCATCGCCGCGGCTCATTCCGATGGCCTCCTGGTACTGGACGAAATCGGCATGTGCGATCCGCGCATCATCGGCGAGACGGTGTACATGCTCGGTAACGGCACCGGCAAGGCACGCGCCAATGACCGGGGCCAAGCTGGCCGACAGGTTCAGGAGTGGCGCTTGCTGTTTCTCTCCACCGGCGAGAAGACCTTGGCCCAGCACATGGCCGAAGCTAATAAGGAGCTCAAAGCGGGTATGGAGGTGCGCATGCTCGCCGTACCGGCCGATGCCAGCAAAGGCCTTGGCATGTTCGACGTACTGAACGGCTTCGACGACGCCGCAGCCCTCTCCGACGCGCTTAAAGCACGCGTGGCGAACTATTACGGCACACCACTCACCGCCTTTCTGTCGGCCCTCTGTGAGCCCGGCAAGCGGCATGCTTGGTCAGCCATTCTGCGCCGCACGCTGGAAGGCTTTATTGCCAAGTCGCTTCCAGCTTCCGCCAGCGGACAAGCACACCGTGCTGCCGCTCGGTTCGGCCTTGCGGCTGCCGCGGGCGAGCTGGCCACCGCGATGGGGATTACTGGCTGGCCGGACGGGACCGCCACCACAGCCGCCCGTGTTTGCCTGAACGCGTGGCTGAACGAGCGCGGCGGCGCCGGTAACTTCGAAGGTGATGCGATCTTGGCGCGGCTGCGCCAGGTCATCGAGCGCTTCGGCGAAAGCCGCTTCACCCGCTGGGAATCGGCGGCGGCCAAGATCGACGAACACGGCCCGCGCACCATCGACCGTCTCGGCTTTCGCAAGACGCTGGAGCACGGCATGGGCGACACCATGCACACCACCAACACCTATTACGTGCTGCCCGAGGCGTGGCGCTCCGAGATCTTCCGGGGCATGAACATCAACGCCGTGAACAAGGAACTGCTGCAGCGTGGCGTGCTGGAACCTGCCAGCGACGGTAAGGCATCGAGTCTGGTCCGGTTACCCGGCCTCGGCCCGCAACGCTGCTACATCGTGAAGACGATTCCGGGAACGGATGAGAGCGAGGCTCGGGCTGCCTGA
- a CDS encoding helix-turn-helix transcriptional regulator — MPRLEITTGLRRSTLYKLMQCPESGFPRPVKLSNSTARGAPVAWVLSEVQSWVKSRIEARDQVAA; from the coding sequence ATGCCACGACTTGAGATTACTACGGGGCTCAGGCGCTCGACGCTCTACAAGCTTATGCAGTGCCCTGAAAGTGGTTTCCCACGGCCAGTGAAACTGAGCAACAGCACCGCACGTGGTGCACCAGTTGCATGGGTACTTTCTGAAGTTCAGAGCTGGGTAAAAAGCCGCATTGAAGCCCGTGATCAGGTGGCCGCATGA